Proteins found in one Sphingomonas sp. SORGH_AS_0879 genomic segment:
- a CDS encoding FAD-dependent oxidoreductase has product MPRRSEQAVIGAWAGSADSTSDGVSGIGEVDQLPGLVLAAGFSGHGFGIGPGAEHLIADIVSSATPIVDPQPYHPSRFASSAWGKIAEF; this is encoded by the coding sequence ATGCCGCGTCGGTCGGAACAGGCCGTGATCGGCGCCTGGGCGGGTTCTGCCGACAGCACCTCGGATGGCGTGTCCGGCATCGGCGAGGTGGACCAACTGCCCGGCTTGGTGCTGGCCGCAGGGTTCAGCGGGCACGGCTTCGGCATCGGGCCGGGCGCAGAGCATCTGATCGCCGACATTGTCAGCAGCGCGACGCCGATCGTCGATCCCCAACCCTATCACCCCAGCCGCTTCGCCAGTTCCGCCTGGGGCAAAATCGCGGAATTCTAG
- a CDS encoding IS5 family transposase, giving the protein MSDSLCGQEGMVMVEQRSLVEALMDPRLGSNAKLSGIERLIDWSRLEPLVSPLRQGRTGRPPYAPLAMVKALYLQALYDPSDPGLEEALLDRLSFRRFCGFALDGGTPDETTLCRFRAAAAAGDVLERCFAEINRQLDAQGLVLRRGTILDASVVKATRKPPRGDGIAPGDPHPQEPGADWTRKDGKPVFGYRFPIGMDEGSGLIRKLAFTSARVQDVERADALVCGDEGAVYADRAYEGQARRKALKAAGIKDRIMHRRHRYMPKLPRWQARRNHLIARRRAPVEAVFSAMKRLYGKARTRCLSIERNAADFLAFATIYNLRRAAILAAG; this is encoded by the coding sequence TTGAGTGATTCACTGTGCGGGCAGGAGGGCATGGTGATGGTCGAGCAGCGATCGCTGGTGGAAGCGTTGATGGATCCGCGCTTGGGATCGAATGCGAAGCTGTCGGGGATCGAGCGGCTGATCGACTGGAGCCGGCTGGAGCCGCTGGTGTCGCCGCTGCGGCAGGGTCGGACGGGTCGACCGCCCTATGCGCCGCTGGCGATGGTCAAGGCGCTGTATCTGCAGGCGTTGTATGATCCGTCGGACCCCGGGCTGGAGGAGGCGCTGCTCGACCGGCTGTCGTTCCGGCGGTTCTGCGGCTTTGCGCTGGATGGCGGCACGCCGGACGAGACGACGCTGTGCCGGTTTCGCGCGGCGGCGGCGGCGGGGGACGTGCTGGAGCGCTGCTTTGCCGAGATCAACCGGCAGCTGGATGCGCAGGGGCTGGTGCTGCGGCGGGGGACGATCCTTGATGCCTCGGTGGTCAAGGCGACCCGCAAGCCCCCACGCGGGGACGGGATCGCGCCGGGTGATCCGCACCCCCAGGAGCCGGGTGCCGACTGGACGCGCAAGGACGGCAAGCCGGTGTTCGGCTACCGCTTCCCTATCGGCATGGACGAGGGCTCGGGCCTGATCCGCAAGCTGGCCTTCACCTCGGCCAGGGTCCAGGATGTCGAACGGGCCGACGCGCTGGTCTGCGGCGACGAAGGCGCGGTCTATGCCGACCGGGCCTATGAGGGCCAGGCGCGTCGCAAGGCCCTGAAGGCGGCCGGGATCAAGGATCGCATCATGCATCGCCGGCACCGCTACATGCCAAAGCTGCCGCGCTGGCAGGCCCGGCGCAACCACCTCATCGCCAGACGGCGCGCCCCTGTCGAGGCGGTCTTCAGCGCCATGAAGCGCCTCTACGGCAAGGCGCGCACCAGATGCCTGTCGATCGAGCGGAACGCCGCAGACTTCCTCGCCTTTGCCACCATCTACAATCTCAGACGCGCCGCCATCCTTGCCGCTGGCTGA
- a CDS encoding VOC family protein, with protein sequence MLFHTMVGSNDIERSKRFYDTVLGTLGVGEATRNIADSGHTRLIYNHGNGTNFIVSQPINDEPATVANGGAVAVACNSPEQVKQFHDVAVANGGTSIEAPPGPRHTASMGTVELAYFRDPDGNKLCGIHFPR encoded by the coding sequence ATGCTGTTTCACACGATGGTCGGATCGAACGACATTGAGCGATCTAAGCGCTTTTACGACACGGTGCTGGGCACCCTGGGCGTGGGCGAAGCAACACGGAACATCGCCGACAGCGGCCATACCCGGCTCATCTACAATCATGGCAATGGGACCAACTTCATCGTCAGCCAGCCGATCAATGACGAACCGGCAACCGTCGCGAACGGCGGCGCCGTCGCCGTCGCATGCAACTCGCCGGAGCAGGTGAAGCAATTTCACGATGTCGCGGTCGCCAATGGCGGCACCTCGATCGAAGCACCGCCCGGACCGCGCCACACGGCGTCCATGGGCACGGTCGAACTCGCTTATTTCCGCGATCCCGACGGCAATAAGCTATGCGGGATCCACTTTCCCCGATAA
- a CDS encoding helix-turn-helix transcriptional regulator: MPRFTHPRLEDVPLDLALHALADPNRLAMVARLAATERLRCTDAAPCESIPKSTLSNHLKLLRAAGLIETTQAGREMINTLRRSEFDQRFPGLLDAVLANRPA, encoded by the coding sequence ATGCCCCGCTTCACCCATCCCCGGCTGGAGGACGTTCCGCTCGATCTGGCGCTTCACGCGCTCGCCGATCCCAATCGGCTGGCCATGGTGGCGCGGCTCGCCGCGACCGAGCGGCTGCGCTGCACCGACGCCGCGCCGTGCGAGTCCATCCCGAAGAGTACGCTGTCCAATCATCTGAAGCTGCTGCGCGCGGCGGGGCTGATCGAGACGACGCAGGCCGGGCGCGAGATGATCAACACACTGCGCCGCTCCGAATTCGACCAGCGCTTTCCCGGTCTGCTCGACGCGGTGCTCGCCAACCGGCCTGCCTGA
- a CDS encoding 3-oxoacyl-ACP reductase family protein — protein MSIQGKTALVTGGSRGIGSAIAKRLAAEGAAVAITYAGNKSAAYATVAAIESAGGTAFAFQANAADPASQRAGVEQAAAALGGIDILVHNAGVAEFSTVTEDTDETYDRQFGVNVKGLHVGTRAALPHLRDGGRIILIGSISGEMAFPATTVYSATKAAVAALARGWAKDLAPRNILVNTVQPGPIDTDMNPADSDFAGQLLQAIPLGRYGKVEEIAGAVAFLAGPDASYITGTTLNIDGGATA, from the coding sequence ATGTCCATCCAGGGAAAGACAGCGCTCGTCACCGGCGGATCGCGCGGCATCGGCTCGGCCATCGCCAAGCGACTGGCCGCCGAGGGCGCGGCGGTGGCGATCACCTATGCCGGGAACAAGTCGGCAGCGTATGCCACCGTGGCGGCGATCGAGAGCGCGGGCGGCACCGCCTTCGCCTTCCAGGCCAATGCCGCCGATCCGGCCTCGCAGCGAGCGGGCGTCGAACAGGCCGCCGCTGCACTGGGCGGGATCGACATCCTGGTCCACAATGCCGGAGTGGCCGAATTCTCGACCGTCACCGAGGATACCGACGAAACCTATGACCGCCAGTTCGGCGTCAATGTGAAGGGCCTGCATGTCGGCACCCGTGCCGCCCTGCCGCATCTTCGCGACGGCGGGCGGATCATCCTGATCGGCAGCATCTCGGGCGAAATGGCTTTCCCCGCGACCACGGTCTACAGCGCGACGAAGGCGGCCGTCGCCGCGCTCGCGCGCGGCTGGGCCAAGGACCTCGCGCCGCGCAACATCTTGGTCAACACCGTGCAGCCGGGACCGATCGACACCGACATGAACCCCGCCGACAGCGACTTCGCGGGACAGCTGCTGCAAGCCATCCCGCTCGGCCGCTACGGCAAGGTCGAGGAGATCGCGGGTGCAGTGGCGTTCCTCGCCGGGCCGGATGCAAGCTACATCACCGGCACCACACTCAACATCGACGGCGGTGCGACGGCGTAA
- a CDS encoding metallophosphoesterase, with amino-acid sequence MGSIFNLVFAVPALIVLARWLWPLPLPLWAKIPAGFLMIAASQFHLWSRLSSGSVFAPEFPRLVVILFNWAFGALLLLAVFQLFLDLGALLTMLVRREVIREPALLRYAIAGVAAMLAGIGVANALRVPPIKDVTVAIRDLPPSFDGYRIVQLTDLHISRLFTAQWAQSVVERVNASGADLIVVTGDFIDGSVEMRRDDVAPLRQLRAPDGVYAIPGNHEYFFDYGAWIRRLSSMGFRMLTNAHAVIRRGGDGLVIAGVTDLSAPSVGEAGPDLTLALRGAPADAPIILLDHQPRKARDAAARGVALQLSGHTHGGMIRGLDRLVARGNAGFVSGRYAVGGMTLYVSNGTGLWPGFALRLGVPSEITRFTLRPVP; translated from the coding sequence GTGGGTTCGATCTTCAATCTCGTCTTTGCCGTACCGGCGCTGATCGTCCTGGCACGCTGGCTGTGGCCGTTGCCGCTGCCGCTTTGGGCCAAGATACCCGCCGGGTTCCTGATGATCGCGGCCTCGCAGTTCCACCTGTGGAGTCGCCTCTCCTCAGGCTCGGTATTCGCGCCCGAATTCCCGCGGCTGGTCGTCATCCTGTTCAACTGGGCATTCGGCGCGCTGCTCCTGCTGGCCGTGTTCCAACTGTTCCTCGACCTGGGAGCACTGCTGACCATGCTCGTTCGCCGGGAGGTGATCCGAGAGCCAGCCCTTCTCCGATATGCCATCGCCGGGGTGGCAGCGATGCTGGCCGGGATCGGGGTCGCCAACGCGCTGCGCGTTCCGCCTATCAAGGACGTGACGGTGGCGATCCGCGACCTGCCGCCGTCCTTCGACGGCTACCGGATCGTTCAGCTTACCGACCTGCATATCAGCCGCCTCTTCACTGCCCAATGGGCGCAGTCGGTCGTCGAGCGCGTCAACGCGTCCGGTGCCGACCTGATCGTCGTGACCGGCGACTTCATCGACGGGTCGGTCGAGATGCGGCGTGATGACGTGGCGCCATTGCGGCAGTTGCGTGCGCCCGACGGGGTTTATGCCATTCCGGGCAACCACGAATATTTCTTCGATTACGGCGCGTGGATACGGCGCCTGTCGAGCATGGGCTTCCGCATGCTGACCAATGCGCATGCCGTGATCCGACGCGGCGGCGACGGACTGGTTATCGCGGGAGTCACCGACCTGTCGGCGCCCAGCGTCGGCGAGGCGGGACCCGACCTCACCCTTGCGCTCCGAGGGGCACCCGCCGACGCGCCGATCATCCTGCTCGACCATCAACCCCGCAAGGCACGCGATGCCGCCGCGCGCGGGGTGGCGCTTCAACTGTCCGGGCACACCCATGGCGGCATGATCCGCGGGCTCGATCGGCTCGTCGCGCGAGGCAATGCCGGGTTCGTGTCGGGACGATACGCGGTCGGTGGCATGACGCTCTATGTCAGCAACGGCACCGGCTTGTGGCCGGGCTTCGCGCTGCGGCTGGGCGTGCCGTCCGAGATCACGCGGTTCACATTACGGCCGGTACCATAG
- a CDS encoding DUF3526 domain-containing protein gives MAIWMHELRLLWRSRMASIALVLLAMLSIAAVAAGMAEMARQRAAIDAIAPAQAEDIGAIATYIDREKDAGSAAYYSFHPTWDAPAPLAFAAIGMRDVAPYILRVRALGLEAQIYDGDTFNPELALPGRFDFAFVLVFLAPLFAIALFHDLKSGEREAGRARMLGALPGAGRLWLRRGLVRFGLLLTALSVPFVIGAILSGVAAWTVLLVVAVAGAYLLFWIGLAGLVSRLGHGSTANAATLAGSWLVLVLVIPTLANVIINRAIPVDEGAKIALAQRENVHHAWEIPREETMRRFYASHPQWADSPPLPDAFHYKWYFAFHQNGDESVADRVKAYRQGLERRAATADALGWLLPSVGVQALLTRLAHTDLSAQLAYQDRIRAFHRRLRAFYYDYMFHDRPFGKADFARAPRY, from the coding sequence ATGGCGATCTGGATGCATGAATTGCGGCTGCTATGGCGGTCGCGCATGGCGAGCATCGCGCTGGTCCTGCTGGCCATGCTCAGCATCGCCGCCGTCGCCGCCGGCATGGCCGAAATGGCGCGGCAGCGCGCCGCCATCGATGCGATTGCGCCCGCACAGGCGGAGGATATCGGGGCGATCGCCACCTATATTGATCGGGAAAAGGATGCGGGAAGCGCCGCCTATTATAGTTTCCACCCGACCTGGGACGCGCCCGCACCGCTCGCCTTCGCCGCGATCGGAATGCGCGACGTCGCGCCCTATATCCTGCGGGTCCGGGCGCTGGGTCTGGAGGCGCAGATCTATGACGGCGACACCTTCAATCCCGAACTGGCCCTGCCGGGGCGGTTCGATTTCGCCTTCGTGCTGGTCTTCCTTGCGCCGCTCTTCGCCATCGCGCTGTTTCACGATCTGAAGTCCGGCGAGCGCGAGGCCGGGCGGGCGCGAATGCTGGGCGCGTTGCCGGGCGCGGGGCGACTATGGCTGCGGCGCGGGCTGGTCCGTTTCGGGCTGCTGTTGACGGCCCTGTCGGTGCCGTTCGTGATCGGCGCGATCCTGTCGGGGGTCGCCGCCTGGACCGTTCTGCTCGTGGTGGCGGTGGCGGGCGCCTATCTGTTGTTCTGGATCGGGCTGGCCGGGCTGGTGTCGCGTCTGGGTCATGGATCGACCGCCAATGCCGCGACGCTGGCCGGATCGTGGCTGGTGCTCGTCCTTGTGATCCCGACGCTCGCCAACGTGATCATCAACCGCGCCATTCCCGTTGACGAAGGCGCCAAGATCGCCTTGGCACAACGTGAAAATGTCCACCACGCCTGGGAAATCCCGCGTGAGGAAACGATGCGGCGCTTCTACGCCAGCCACCCCCAATGGGCGGACTCGCCGCCGCTGCCCGACGCTTTCCACTACAAATGGTATTTCGCCTTCCACCAGAATGGCGACGAGAGCGTCGCCGATCGAGTGAAAGCCTATCGCCAAGGGCTGGAACGCCGTGCCGCGACCGCCGATGCGCTGGGCTGGCTGCTCCCGTCGGTCGGAGTCCAGGCGTTGCTGACGCGGCTCGCCCATACCGATCTGAGCGCCCAACTCGCCTATCAAGACCGCATCCGCGCCTTTCACCGGCGGTTGCGCGCATTCTATTACGACTACATGTTCCACGACCGGCCCTTCGGCAAGGCGGACTTCGCCAGAGCACCGCGATACTGA
- a CDS encoding DUF3526 domain-containing protein has product MNAISLIARDEWRLMRRNRVAVTAVLLLLLLTLVAVVTSWTHQQGIADSRARNQAEANHAFEAQPDRHPHRVVHYGHFIFRPLGPLAAFDPGVDAFTGNTMFLEGHRQNTSNFGDVRQSSALVRFGQLTPAFVLQAVAPLLLIFLGYGAVARETEGGTLRPLMLQGASARAIVLGKLAALGGVALLVGLPAMIGFVLISSQPGAFAGPMLAIALAYAAYLALWVVAIILVSMLVRRRRDALLALLAAWAVTVVLLPRVAPDMASAAYPLANRLQTDVAIARDLRRMGDSHNPDDPHFAKFKADVLKRYGVTRVEDLPVNYKGLLALEGEAMTSRLFDRYAADSFAAQTRQNALVTGVGVLSPTIALRQASMAAAGTDFAGHRRFLEQAEAYRYALVQRLNRLQAEAVRYADDTAKDAGADRRKRIGADNWRRIPEFTFVQPDARTLVRASLPGLAIMLGWLLVAGGALALATRRLGAK; this is encoded by the coding sequence ATGAACGCGATCTCGCTGATCGCGCGCGACGAATGGCGGCTGATGCGGCGCAACCGCGTCGCGGTGACGGCCGTCCTGCTGCTGCTGCTCCTGACGCTGGTCGCGGTCGTCACCTCCTGGACGCATCAACAGGGCATCGCCGATAGCCGCGCGCGCAACCAGGCGGAGGCGAACCATGCGTTCGAGGCGCAGCCCGACCGCCACCCGCACCGCGTCGTCCATTACGGCCATTTCATCTTCCGCCCGCTCGGCCCGCTCGCCGCCTTCGATCCGGGCGTCGACGCCTTTACCGGCAACACCATGTTCCTCGAAGGACATCGGCAGAATACGAGCAATTTCGGCGATGTGCGGCAAAGCTCGGCGCTGGTCCGCTTCGGACAGCTGACCCCCGCCTTCGTCCTTCAGGCCGTGGCGCCGCTGCTGCTGATCTTCCTGGGCTATGGGGCCGTCGCGCGCGAGACGGAGGGGGGAACGCTGCGCCCGCTGATGCTGCAAGGGGCGTCGGCACGGGCGATCGTGCTGGGCAAGCTCGCCGCGCTGGGCGGGGTCGCGCTGCTGGTCGGGCTTCCCGCGATGATCGGTTTCGTCCTGATCTCCAGCCAGCCGGGGGCGTTTGCGGGGCCGATGCTGGCGATCGCGCTCGCCTATGCCGCCTATCTCGCGCTGTGGGTGGTGGCGATCATCCTCGTGTCGATGCTGGTCCGTCGTCGCCGCGATGCGCTGCTCGCCTTGCTGGCGGCCTGGGCGGTGACCGTCGTGCTGTTGCCGCGCGTCGCCCCTGATATGGCGAGTGCGGCCTATCCGCTCGCCAACCGACTACAGACCGATGTCGCCATCGCCCGCGACCTGCGGCGGATGGGCGACAGCCATAATCCCGACGACCCACATTTCGCGAAGTTCAAGGCGGACGTGCTGAAACGCTATGGCGTGACCCGCGTCGAGGATCTGCCGGTCAACTATAAGGGCCTGCTCGCGCTGGAAGGCGAGGCGATGACCAGCAGGCTGTTCGATCGTTATGCCGCCGACAGTTTCGCGGCGCAGACGCGGCAGAATGCGCTGGTCACCGGCGTCGGCGTGCTCAGCCCGACCATCGCGTTGCGCCAGGCGTCGATGGCGGCGGCGGGCACCGACTTCGCCGGCCACCGCCGCTTCCTCGAACAGGCGGAGGCCTATCGCTACGCCCTGGTCCAGCGGCTGAACCGCTTGCAGGCGGAGGCGGTCCGCTATGCCGACGATACCGCCAAGGACGCCGGGGCGGACCGGCGCAAGCGGATCGGGGCGGACAACTGGCGCCGTATCCCCGAATTCACCTTCGTCCAGCCCGATGCCCGGACCCTGGTGCGGGCGAGCCTGCCAGGGCTGGCGATCATGCTGGGGTGGCTGTTGGTGGCCGGGGGCGCACTGGCCCTCGCCACCCGTCGGCTGGGAGCGAAGTGA
- a CDS encoding ABC transporter ATP-binding protein, whose product MSTTPSTPAASSEIAIADATLSYGAHQVLDCLTLSVAAGEIYALLGGNGAGKSTTLSTLLGFVRVDEGSVRVSGIDPATDPDAARRRIAYLPENVALYEHLSAVENADYLLALSGTPRDRAAIAGALAAAGLQERAFDQRLGGFSKGMRQKVAIAVALLREVPVLLLDEPTSGLDPRATADFNALLHAVRARGTAVLMVTHDLLGAADVADRIGFLEGGRIVAEVAAEGEARFDVRALHDRFAGVAGA is encoded by the coding sequence ATGTCGACCACGCCTTCAACCCCCGCTGCCTCGTCCGAAATCGCCATAGCGGATGCCACTCTCTCTTATGGCGCCCATCAGGTACTCGACTGCCTGACGCTGTCGGTCGCGGCAGGCGAAATCTATGCGCTGCTCGGCGGGAACGGCGCGGGCAAGTCGACGACCTTGTCGACATTGCTGGGCTTCGTCCGGGTCGATGAAGGCAGCGTCCGGGTCAGTGGGATCGACCCCGCGACCGACCCCGACGCGGCGCGACGGCGCATCGCCTATCTGCCGGAAAATGTTGCGCTGTACGAACATCTCAGCGCGGTCGAGAATGCGGATTATCTGCTGGCGCTGTCGGGTACGCCGCGCGACCGGGCGGCGATTGCCGGGGCCCTGGCGGCGGCGGGGTTGCAGGAGCGGGCGTTCGATCAGCGGCTGGGCGGCTTCTCCAAGGGAATGCGGCAAAAGGTCGCCATCGCGGTGGCGCTGCTCCGCGAGGTGCCGGTGCTGCTGCTCGACGAGCCGACCTCCGGCCTTGATCCGCGCGCGACAGCCGATTTCAACGCGCTGCTCCACGCGGTCCGTGCGCGGGGCACCGCCGTGCTGATGGTGACGCACGACCTGCTCGGCGCCGCCGATGTCGCCGACCGCATCGGCTTCCTCGAAGGCGGACGCATCGTGGCCGAGGTCGCGGCGGAGGGTGAGGCCCGGTTCGACGTACGCGCCCTGCACGACCGGTTCGCCGGGGTCGCGGGCGCATGA